The following is a genomic window from Miltoncostaea oceani.
TCCCGCCGGGACCACGGGTGGACGGTTCAGGAGGGGAGGGGCTCCAGGCGCACGAGCGGGATCGTCCGGTCGGTCTTCGCCTGATACTTCTCGTAGTCCGGCCAGATCTGCGCCATCTGGTCCCAGACCTCGGCGCGGTGGTCACCCTCGATCGTGGTCGCCCGGGCGGTCATGACGTCGGGGCCGACCTGGATCGTCACCTCCGGCCGGTCACGCAGGTTGAGGTACCAGGCGGGGTGCTCCGGGGTGCCGCCCTTCGACGCGACCACCACGTAGGCGTCGCCGTCGCGTCCGTAGATCAACGGCGTGCGGCGCAGGCGCCCGCTGCGC
Proteins encoded in this region:
- a CDS encoding nitroreductase family deazaflavin-dependent oxidoreductase, translating into MSDEEPIDPETGWVAEHLRSYVESDGEDGHLWRGVPTLLLTTRGRRSGRLRRTPLIYGRDGDAYVVVASKGGTPEHPAWYLNLRDRPEVTIQVGPDVMTARATTIEGDHRAEVWDQMAQIWPDYEKYQAKTDRTIPLVRLEPLPS